The genomic window TGCCGTCTTTGTGCATTGTAAGGGGCATATAGGGTAACAGGGTGAATGAATGACACTGGTTTGGTCCAATTGTAGATATGGATGTGGTATCTgcaaaaattattcaaattgggggaaaaaaacaagaaattgtGAATTGTGATTACCAAATTATAATCGGTTAGAAATACGTTCAGCAATTGGATGCAATTTTTCAatgattaaaggtcctaaattatgcaaaactgactcttgtgagctttaagccatgttataatgttgttacctcatcaaaaacacacctggagttatgttttctttcattcacatgtttgagtaatcctttattattagtctgagtacatcttcaaagctcaaaatgctctgtttcaccttgtgatgtcacaaagaggtagttttcaagttaacttttacctttagttcactagAGACCGTAAATTACAGAgcggaaaaaaaacccaaattattctagtgaaggtgtacagtgcttaaaaaaacacaatggagcacttcctgttttaccacatgacatcataaggtggaacagagtgttttcaatttgagagaagaacactgcctaaatatgcagggtttgtgtataaAACCAAATTCTCCATTACAATGTCAGTTCTTGCATGTCTCCTTTTTGGTCTGTATCCAGGTTGCATTATGGGAGCAGGCCTTGTGTTATGCAAGGCTGCCCTCACATTTTTAACCCCGGCTTTACAGAGACGATCCCTAAGGCCCAGTGATACTTAGCAAAGCCGGGCAGATGGAGGGGGCGCTGGCAGTAGCCGTGGCTGTGGTAGCAGAAGACACCCCCCTCCCTCCGAGCatgcagggagggagagaggggggctgTTTTCTGGGTGACTGACTACACCAAGGTTAAGGGAAGCAATCTGACTTTCTCACTTCCGCAGTATATTCCAGCTCCTGTACTAAAGCCAAAAGGACTGCCTGCTGCTAGTGCAAGTGCCTCTGTATTTTCTCACAGCGGGAAACAGCAACTCCACATAGTAAAAATCAAAGATAGTGTAAAGTTATGAATGAAGCATGTGGCTGAATGCATTTAGGGATGTCTAGTTTcagtccagtgaggttcatctggtctggTTCATCACTCTAAGGAAGGTGGAAGAAGGTATGAAACAAattaaaccttggtctgaaaaaacaaCCTATACAACAAAAAGatgtcttgtttcattaatttttaaattaattatgaCTATTATCGCTATCAATTAATGATTTAAACTTACTGGAAACTATGTATATTTTGGGTGGAgggcacatcacctgcttgtctcaactGAGATTCACagtattttctttgcaataaaaaagggtCTGTATCTGATTTAATTGTATTGTTGTggagataaatgctctttacatccAGCATTGTTTGGTCAAAGCTGTTAATCTGTTcattttacatagcattttcTCAGATAATAACTAACATAAAACCTCCTCACAAactcacatttatttatcttatcaATAACACTGTTGCTAAGACTCATGGGAAACCAACTTCCTGACActagttgtttctgtgtcatgatgCAATATCAGAATAAGACTGCTATAAGAGCTATAAGACTGAAGCATGTTCCTGACTCCTGGCTTGAAATCAGGTAAAGGCCCTTTAATGCCAGTCTGTGGACCAATTCAGACAACagtaccatctccatggagacctgcATGTGCCACCTTCCTCACCACAAAAATTACAGTGCACACTCATCTTCTTATGATCCCAGAGAATTattaaatgtatgtgtgtatgtatttttttttttaaagacactttgatgacaaaatattgaaaacatttgcacatttatttatttattccctaTTTTTACATGTCCAAATTGGAGTTAAATAGCTCAAATTTTTACTCTTTGTTATAATATCTCTTGATAATTTAATTCTACTCGTGTTTTGTCACCATTACTAATTACATTACAAACGAGGTCCTAACATAACATAATCAATCTTTGGAGAACCAACACAGCAGAGTAATTAGGCTTATTAATTATCATAAACAGAtgtatttatacatattttatttatagatgAATGCTAATTGTCTTGAATTGTTTATGAAGCCTAAGTAACATCTGCCATAGCCGAAGTGCAGAGAATATAAATAGGACATATGGCTGCTTACCAAGTTCTGCTGTAGCGTTGGAGACTCCATCCACAGGCCTGTCCTCTGGAGCAGTTTGGTCCTCAACATTTGGCTGGAGGTTAGTGGAGGTTTCACTGGACactaccacagactgtataacaGACACTAAGTCTGCAGGTGGCACCAGCTCATGTTCTACCTGATGAAGTTCAAAGAAGCAACAAGTTAAAAGGCCTGTACCTCATTTTGATAgattcttgtcaagataaatgctaGGGCAACACCTAGGGCATCAACTGAAGGTCAGTATTGAGAAAACAAGGCAGAAtatatctaaatatgttaaacTGTAGTTTCCATGTGTTGCTTGTATGCACCTTCTGAAGTTCATCTTGCAGCAAACCTTTGGAAATGCCTGGTTCTTGAAATACAACAAAACTACTGTCTTTGGGTTCTTCTGACTTGGTTGGTGTCTGAGCAATCTCCTCAGGAAGTGATGGAAGATCTGAAATACAATCAGTGCTGTAGAACCTGCTCCTACaattttaacagaaaaaaataattattattataattgtttATGTGCACAAATATTTACATGACCAGTATAGAGCAGATAACTAGAAAAATGTAATCAGATTTCTGGTGTGtacatgcaaaaaataaatctgatcaACAACTGgtgacatgtgtgaattaaaccagtggtccccaaccacagGGCcggggaccggtaccggtccgttacGCGTTTGCTACCGGgccacacaaaaacagtaaataatttatcagcgaccgcatcttctccgacgtaactttcggccgtccctcatgacgcacTAATAACTACTCGTCCGTAGTGTTGTGAGATGTGTGTCTAGCTCCTAtgtgctttagttcagtgtggTGCGTGAGCGTGAGTGAGAGGTGACGTGCGCGTGCATGTGGCGCATAGTGTGGTTCAACCCACGGAGAAGCGGCGAGTGTGAGAGTCTACAGATGCACTTGGACAAAGACAGTGTGTGAGTTAGAGCAGAAGTGATGTGTAattacagtgcagtacagataATAAAGCCACCAACTCTGGAGCAACAGACTGGGGTCTTTGAGCTCGAACCACACTCCAAACAACTTTGAGGTTAAGAACAGGGAGTTAAACCCCGGAGGAAGAGCGACCCTTCGGCCCTGGAGAAGACGGATCTCCCCTgaaatgaaaatcctgataggaaaacACCACAGACATATATCTGATGTAGTGgtgagtttattatatctgtgctagatctgctcttgtctctgcgatgacgtatcacgtataacacatcagacacaacGCACAAAaatagagccacaagcgagtgaaaatgagccaaaacaaaagtctttggagagctttttaacaaaggggaaaaggtcaactgaggaaccagaagaggagagtacgacctccaagaaaaagaaagatcaatttaacagacaacaccaggagtcctacttaaaatatgggtttgtctctacaggtgagtctcagcgcagagtccgctctgtgtaatatgcagagaaaagcaaatgaggcaatgaaaccttcaaaactactttggctcatggagactaagcacctgagattaaaagagtaaaagagtttttttgaaagaaacaaacatgagcaagaaggaaagaagaaacaagtgcagggctcccactgatgcagcggtgagttgtattttttatgcacttaacttattttaaccacatttatctgccacgcatagaaggccggtccgtgaaaataaaacctacattgtaccggtccgtggtgcaaaaaaggttggggaccactgaatTAAACAATGAattttagagtaactgttgtatttggaagtacaataaatttaaaaataaatattttaatcttcagcattttctctttcattttgtctttgccCCATTAGTTtgacttttttgcataattttcatgatcagaaagaaattatATGATTTGGCTTTATACATGCCATTTAAATAACCTTAGAACtccaaaaatgtgatattaatTTTGAGTGCGCATGTaaacacagccaatcagaaagaaatcagattactcacatcagatgtaactgtttacatggcatttcagtaatctgataacaccagaaatcagataatgatcagatttgggTGTCCACGTAAACATAGCTCATTTCAAATGGTGCTTTCAGTACCTGTGTGGAGTATGTGAGTGCTCCATGACAGGGACACCAGAGCCCTCTAGTGTCCAATCATGGTACTCCGGGAAAACTTCAGTCGTTAAGGAGACTTGACTcaactcttcctcctcttggtCGTCGATTAGAAGAGCAGATATCTGTTGTAGCGTCACAGTGGACTCGTATGAGAAGGTCTGATCTTTTCTTATGGGGgacaaagaggagacagaggagaaggacaCGTGCCGTCTGCTGGGGACAGGTGCTGGAGAGGTGCAGGAGAACTGGTGACCTGGATTATTGGCATGCTGTATGAAAGattaagaaaaaatatcaagattataacataatataataatggtCATATTGGCTGTGCATATAACACATAATAAACACTGCTGTCTTTAGTAGTCAATCAATCCTTAAGTACACATAAGGTAAAGGTCAACATATACATATAGTTTCCATTCCTCCTGGAACATTTCAGCATAATGTGTTAGATAAATTATTTGTTACAATATGAATTGTTGATAGGATTTTAGGATCATTTGAAAACCACATAACTCCAAAAATtaggagagataggagagaaTAGTGCATACATTACAGTCATCAGATCTGGGTTCGATTATGGATGGACTGGGGGAGCGGAGGTATTGAACTTCAGTGGACAGGAACACCTCTGTGCTCTCAGCCTTGGCCTCCCTCTGTTCACGCTGAGCCCAAGTGACCTCCCTGGATAGAAGAGTGAGAAATGTGAGCCATGATATAGTCCTGTAACATGCCTGTTTTGTGTAATGCAGTACCTAAGCATGCAGGTAGGAGGCGATCTCAGTGAAGTCACAGCCTGAATGAAGAGCTGTAGAAGCTCCTCAGAAGACAGCGCTCTCTTCCTCTGAGCTCGGTACAGAGTGGCCGACAGTGGGCAAGGGGCAGAGTCTACGGAGCAGTAAAGTATTCACTGAAATACTGTATATGCCTCTATGCAAGTCAAACAAATACTAATGTGATATATTACAAGTTTCATTTCAAAGACAACAGACAAAAATAGTAATTCTTGTCATGATTTTACacacattaaagggcccatatgaggctattttctgatctatgttataatgttgtttcctcatcaaaaacatacaaacagttATATCTTTTCATTGAGTCATGTCTGACACACAATCCCTGCATATGTGggctgaggtcttctctcaaactgaaaacattctgttcacAAGAGTAAATTCCACGTAATAGAAGACTTTTAAGTAATTGAAATGGAATTATATGACTTATACATTTTGCCCCCATAATCCATACCTGTTAAATGCAATGCAGCTACTTCAATATAATTTTCACTTTGAACCTGAAAAAAGATGTGTGACAAACTTGTTGACAAAACCCAACTACAGCACATAAATACCTAGTACATGGCATTTCAGTAGTAGTGCAGTATATTTGCAATGTACTTACTTTATAACCTGGGGGGAGGTACTTGGCTGCCTCTGCGCTTAGACCAAACTCTTTACAGGCCTTTAAATAGTTCGCCACTATATCCTCATTTTCTGGGTTGTTTCTTTTGACCAAGGCCCATGCTTCAGACACACAACTATAAAAAAGCATTACATAACTTTACTTtataaaggggcactatgtaacctttcctACCTACTcatttccatgaagatgctgttgctttgtctgAGGTGTTTTGTAGAATGGTAAAAAATTATCTATCCACACGGGGACAATCAAAAGATGCCCCCaagtcaagttacaagtcagatctatggagaggcatgtccactcacagtaagaatgcatgtttttcaaggtatttttgaggaataaaaactgctaaagagtaactgtaagataaatatgtttaatgtagggttgtcaaatgtATCAAAACTCAAATAGTAATCGATAAAACTAGAATCGAAagtagacactcatttgaggaGGTATCAATATGGGGATATAAAAAAAGTATTGTGATGttgaagtgttttttattatcatcgttgtatcagaatcagtattgagtattaagACTATCCctttgtatcaaaatcgagtctgaagttttagtatcgtgacaacactagtttaatgccatactgtgagacataccaggcaaagcaataacatccccatagagacaagcagatggtgaacACTCCACTaggaaagttgcatagtgctcctttaataaAAACAGTAGATTTGAATTATTTGTACCTGTTTTGCAACCACACCTCCATACAAAGCTTCACATCTTCCACACTCTCCATGGCAGGGCTCGTCAAACACATATACCGTAACGCCATGTGATGCTCCTTCCTCGACAGCAAAGATCTGATGATGCAACGATGCTGCCATGAAAACTGGGGTAGAGCGACCCGCGGGCTTAGGAACAGCTCCATAGCCGTCTCCACAGACAAAGCAACACATTTCAAGCAGAAAGTGAGATGTCAGTTGCCTAGATTGTACTTTAGATATTTTTCAAAAGTGACTTGATTCATTTAATAGGCAGATTTGAGTGTTTTCAACTTCATTTCATCATCAACTTAAATGCGCTATTAGTGTCAACTCCAGGAAATTACAAACACTACAAGTCGGCACTGATGAGCAAAGAGGTACTACATTATCATAtccaaatttgtattttaataccTTGATTTGACTGTGATCGAGCATCCAAAAAGCTCTAATTTGTAGCGAAAAACTGGATGGAATAGCGAATGTGCTGCAGAACGACTTAAAGAGGTCATTTCTGCACTGTAAAATCTTGGCAATGTCCAGGATGAAGTACATGATCTGGAAGGCATTTTGGTTAAGTTGTGTTAAATCAAATGGGATAGTTGAATAGTATTGAGAAAGCAGAGACAGAATGGATACAATGGCCTGGACAGACTGAGTATCCACATAAGGGACTAGCACCAGCTTCAGTGACGCCTTCAGACTAGGGGGAGGGTAGCATTGTTGTCCACTGCTTTCAGGGGACCACAGGCAGCCATGTTGTTTGGCGAGATGGGCCACCAAGCCTTGGATGAGCGTACTGCATCTCTGCGTTTTATTATCCATCAATCTGGTGGAGGataagaagaaagagaaagttaaaggggctgtactcAATAgtgacttttattaaaatcataaaccataaaataaacagcctattaaaattcaaattaattaatataaagactacccaattattttgatatgtggaatacttcagtttgtggtgttgttttaatatttattatgcctcaaaatttgcattaggGTTAGTATTGAGACTTGCTAAACATAGAAGTGTGTGACGCTAACAATGAGATTACCGGGCGCTATTTCAGGTAGatctaataaagtaaaaaaaaagtcttgccCCGGTGTAGATTCATCGTAAATGCAgatcttagggtcaaaatgagactgctgtgtgctgtctgcatctaatgtGTTTTATCCTCCAATTCGGGGTGGATGAAATGCCAAAAAAATTCATATGATGATTTTCTTAGAGCCAGATCATAATTTAAATTTGATCtcttcagttttttttagtaTCCTTTATGCAGTTTTAAGGTACTAAAGGTATCTTCTGTTTCTGAAAGTTTACTCTTCACTGTGATGCATGATGGAAGAtaaccaataggaggagtgggaggTGGAAAGTGTCTATTGTTGATTATAGAGcagcattaaacagaaaagcagGGAATCACGATGTGGTGATTTTACCCAAATTTCATACTGTCAAAAGGATGAGATCAcgattacatttttatcaccatatcgcccagccctaccTCCAAGAACCAAGAAGTTTGCTATTATCGTGCTAGTtgttgtgaataattagcatgctacAAACacgttaggaaagtgaggaataagtttggaccactgcaaaactgtttaaaattaactagttctgttattcacattttaaagacagcAACAGTCAGATTCATggtctttaaaacatgaaaaaactacacattttaaaaacactgaatattttAAGTGTATATTCTCAACTAGGTGCAGGCTCGCACTTCCTCTGGCCTCTCATCGACTCATTTCTCCAGCAATTCACATTCACCATCTACCCTCTCCTTTCAGCCAGCCTCTCcatcccctcctcttcttcaccaccAAATAATcccaaataaactaaactagcTCTTACCCAGATTTGTGCTGACTCTGGCTCATTTGTTTCCACATGTGAGAGATTTGCTTTTCCCCTTGTGCCTCTAGAAAAAAGATTCAACATTTTACTTGTAATATTTCAgagaggtttgtttgtttttacctggGCGCTTGGGCAGGAGTCCCATGAGGCTCCACCACTCCACCAGACGACCCAGCCACAGGTGCTGTTTCAAATCTCTGTGCTCTCGAGTCCAGCAGTTACGCTTCGCATTTGAGGGACTGTCTTTGCAATCTGCACAAGAAATCAAAATACTGCAGTCAGACTAGGGTTGTCACAGGgaccaaaaatcagatactagagctagtattgaaactagatattcatttaagcaagtattgatactaaaaaagtcacattcacaagacagaaattaacctttactgaatagctttagaatgaacttgagctgtatcagaacaagtataagaccacaaagACTAGTATACGtccagatataaggccacatagtaaacaaagtactacgatttaattatcattgtggtaatGGAATCTGTTTGTTGAAATTGTAGTATCACGACAAAACCAATTCAGACTTGTCCtgctttggttctggtttgatcctggtttagccctgatgtagacttggtttggtccttttctagtcctggtttagtactggtctagtctaagtttagtcccagttcaacACAGTTTTGATGGGTGTGTGGAAATgtgaacacaaaaacacaaaatcacttCTAGAATTGAACTCGGTGCTAAACACTCAAACCACCATGTACCTCCTTTAAAAAGACTAGTTATATCCCATAGCTGTGTACCATGCTGATAGTGTCCAGAGTGGAGCTTCCTTCTTGCCCATTGGACCAGTGTGAGCAGGTTCCTCAGCTTctgcagcaggtggtggactctgCGAGAGGAGTAGTGGTTCAAGAACATCCACAGGCCCTGGCAGCGGCTAAAACCTGCAATAACGTGAGCGGTTTTACACACTGTAaaggtaaatgtgtgtgttttaatgttcgCTTACAGAGGCTCAGTAACTCCTTCTTTGTGAACTCTGAGGTCCTTTGCAGCCAACAAGAAAAGGATGACAGGGTTTCATCTACGTCAGCTTGATCTgggatgcaaaaaaaaaaaatcatcttagCACAGGTGGATAGTACTCAGtcatatttacttgagtaactttttaaagacattgtacttttcagagtacttttctactcctaactcctacttgagtaaggAGAAGAAAAGTATTCCTActggagtaatatttttattgaggtaacagtactcttatttcagtaaaagttttggttactcttactactctgagtaagtctacaagtcacacaaatgttcaaatcgtgaaattgctccttcagatgtgatttattttggctcatttttgtgtttatcctcTGAAAATATCAGGTTgtacattatttaatgttttgtccttcaaattaaattaaccttaaattataaatcagatgttacgccTCGACAGCTAATCtttaaattactcttacttgagtagtagttttctcaaatactttttgccacttacttgagtaatttcttggaccactactttgtaatTCTACTtgagttatattattttgaagtaatgccacaatttttggctactcttcaTCTCTGCATTTCattatcattgttttattatcattctCAAACACTTTTGTCATGACGCGTACCATTCTCTGTGATCTTCCTCAGTCCTCGAACGATGCTCATTATGTTGTTCGAGGCCAGCAGGTCTGTCCACTGGCCCTCCAAATCCAACATCATGTTTCAGTGCACAGCTCCAGCCTGAAACATTCTATAGCAAATGAAAAAGTGATATATTACATCTGCATTAACAATGATACAACTTACAGGCACACAAAATAACTTCAGCAATGTTATGATGTTTTTatggttaagttacaggtcagatctgtggagaggtgacaccaTGCaaagtaagaatgaatgttttttcaagatttttcaaggttttgagaagttatatatgtttaatgctataatgtTGGATATTCAGGTAAAGAtaaatcatctccatggaaacaagaaggtggcagaccctctatccgaaatgttacatagtgtaccttatCCTTTCATATATTAAGATAAAAAAGTATGTACTGTTTTTGTCTAAGTATCCGGTGAGATAATGccagtggtaaatattaattATGGTTTTTCACCAGTCAAGTGAGAATTTGTGATGTGTGAGTGgagtcgtctctccacagatctgacttctaAATTgatctgcttgtgtccatggaaatagacatgtttaatgccataatgtggaacatgaccatgaagatgtctgtgtaatccctcaatcatccgggtaggttccatagtaaAACAATATATAGATTTAAATTTTATTCTGCTATCACAATGGAGACAAGCTAATGCCAGAACCACctccaaaagttacacagtccaccTTTAAGTTTCGTCAGTGGTATTAGATCGACGGCTTATGCAACAGACTTGTACATTTGCAAAAACCTTAAGAACCcatgtcagaaaatgaaattactCAATCAGTTCTTACCTCTAGAGTTGCAATCTCTCTGCGTCTCTCAAGTTTAACCTGTGGCCTCCTTGTTGTTGTAGTCTGCCTGGATTTGCTGACTGCCCCAGTAACCACACGAAGCGTTCTCTTCTCTCACAAGCTACTTTAGAACATGTTAATCCACTAATCTCACTCACGGTTACCATTTCACTGGTTGATTGGCTGTGTGCTCTGTTTCTATATCGGCTCGTACAAAAATAAGGTAAGGAATTTAAAGTAACCAAGAAAGAAGTGAAAGAAAAGAAGTGTAGAAGGTGATAGGTTTAACACGAGCCACTTAAAGAAAGGAAATAACTGTATCCCTGCTGCATTGTGTCTGGATTTCGCAGTCTAGTCCATAATGCTATTTTTGGAACccgcaaaacaaaacaaatactttaCAGTAGCATctgttgaaaaaagaaaaattatgtaacttttataatTCCATATAGCTTCACAGACAcagtttaaacttgttaaaatcCGCCATAAAGTTAAGCTAACCtttgattccagctccacaTTGATGAAAACACCAGGGACAACGCAGAGGCTTTCTTGGACAGCATAAGGTGGGCCTAAATCCCTGCATGGGTCTGTCCAGATTAATGATTAGGGCGGATTAGGAGGAGGTTCAGGATTGGGATACTACTCCGGAGCTCCAATGTGTTGACTGCCACTCTACACCACATGTATTTCGTAACTATCTGCTCCTATACGACAAAATTCTATCAAGAAAACATGTAAAGTGAGTCGACATGACCTTATTTCGAAGATGGCTCATTAAAGGTATGTAAAGACACTATTGGTAATGTAATACTGCAGTATGTTTAGTTCCACAGACAAAGGCATGAAATGTATGTATCTAGACAAGCaggtaagttacaggtcagatctgtggagaggtcacTGTAacaaagaatgtttttttcaacATAGCTCTGAGCagttaaaacatgtataattgaataaatgctaaatatatatgtttaatgccataccgtaagacattccaggtaaagctaaACCATCTCCACGGAAACTAGAAGATGGCAGACCttccatcagaaatgttacatagtgtaccttatCCTTATattatgagaaaataaaaaaaagtactgtactgatgATGAAAGTGCTATGTTGTAAATACAGTTTAACATTGAAAAACAACCAGATTGTATGATgctaaaatgtgtgttttaattttctttcaaggcccaaaaacaaaatggctggaTGATGATCATGTATGAAGTTGGCCCATACCTATCATATTCATAATCCAAGATTTCGACAATGGGCTAAGCTTCTTACACCTGTATAGAGAATCGTACTACCAACCCCCCCTTTCTCGACCCCTTGTTGTGTACGGACTGCAGAGATAACCTTCTTCGCTCACCTCCTTCACCTATGTCCCACTTATAATCTCTCTCCGGATTTAAAGGCGATGGCTGTTTTGCCGGTGAAATTTACCAAAACCAAACGGGACAAGCTTGCCCAGATACTATGGATTCTCAATTGGATATCAGTTATAACAGGAGCTATCCTTTTCAGCCTGGGACTATTCCTCAAAGTGGAGATCAACAAGAGGAAAGAGCTGATGGCAGAGAGGGATATCCAGTATGTACCAAATATGCTTATAGCTGTCGGATTTATCGCTTGCGCCATCAACTTTCTGGGTGGGAAAATTTGCTACGATTGCGTGGATACAAGCAAATTCCTACGCTGGAAGTTGATCATGCTCCCCTACATCGTGTGTACGTTTTTCTTTACCTCCTGCATCCTGGTGGGGGCGCTGATGTGCTATAGTATGCGGGGGGAGTTAGAGGAGTCCCTGGACCTCGGGTTGGCAGCGGCTCTGAAGTTCTACAAAGATACAGACACGCCCGGGCGGTGTTTTCTGAAGAGGACGGTGGACATGTTGCAGATAGAGTTTCAGTGTTGTGGGAATAATGGGTACAAAGACTGGTCTCAAATCCAGTGGATCAGTAACCGCTACCTGGACATGTCCCACAAGGAGGTGGTGGAGTAAGttctggtgcattgtgggagttgTGGTCAAACTGAAAAAGTAGATAAAAATAGCAACATAATAGAAAAGAAAACTCATGCATACAt from Periophthalmus magnuspinnatus isolate fPerMag1 chromosome 22, fPerMag1.2.pri, whole genome shotgun sequence includes these protein-coding regions:
- the LOC117390098 gene encoding photoreceptor outer segment membrane glycoprotein 2-like gives rise to the protein MAVLPVKFTKTKRDKLAQILWILNWISVITGAILFSLGLFLKVEINKRKELMAERDIQYVPNMLIAVGFIACAINFLGGKICYDCVDTSKFLRWKLIMLPYIVCTFFFTSCILVGALMCYSMRGELEESLDLGLAAALKFYKDTDTPGRCFLKRTVDMLQIEFQCCGNNGYKDWSQIQWISNRYLDMSHKEVVDRLRSNVEGKYLQDGVPFSCCNVNSPRPCIQSQISNNSAHYNYDHVTEQLNLWPRGCRHALLDHYTHIMQSIGLTVLVIWVFELSVLTGVRYLQTALENVLRQGDPDSESDGWLLENSFMETARTNLNIIKNLGKCNQVDTANNGDPNINVPCTSKATYGPDNVPPKQQPVTS